From one Brachypodium distachyon strain Bd21 chromosome 4, Brachypodium_distachyon_v3.0, whole genome shotgun sequence genomic stretch:
- the LOC100835763 gene encoding zinc finger CCCH domain-containing protein 19, with the protein MPTTPDIVLDGDGGGGEGEKPDQDTKAGGDYVVATETEGIAGYYDPADKEPVEDAGVGVQLNESSFAVDDPTKLGASMVDDDSDMVPVGGRDGQDIHHGADDSAHFGHGLQDDGSVLVSDNGEDSQDKEGARMDAVATTALNDMEAEPFRVDDGFAEEGTKMDTHASTENDNEEEGVATAGYASMDEGRQIDAVSASRDDKERAAGTAYVDATGEGTHVAAVGLTGDDNREKEVSSTVNDGEEGMEKYAAITAGDEDEENIMASQIVAEEADSVLEEAAADMTNNVITEEVTKMDTLATAGTDNEEGVTTAGDASADEGWQMDAVSMSRDVINEKTADAAGVGATDEDIQMDTIGLTGDDNQETEVVSARDDGADEEGLEKYAVSTTGDEDEEDGIADQNVTGETDSVPEEAEVDIDMVGNDIPGQEDVQMDGEDDDDEPPPLTRKGGRRPKPCRQSSKAKALVKPSAKKKDEEEVCFICFDGGDLVICDRRFCTKAYHPGCINRNDEFFKSKGRWTCGWHICSNCQKPARQMCYTCTYSLCKVCIKDTKFISVRGTKGLCETCMNTVMLIENREEATEQMDVDFDDKEGWWSLFKDYWLNLKATLPLTFEQVSAARRQKNESSSKLSETNDAEEANSDGSAERPLESNSSKKRGRKQLKRAANEDSSKGKASTRKYTKRGLSSNSKNSTGAKVRKLSKRASSSEHGSKESESVGTSTSSAEEASWASKELLDFVACMRNGDKSALSQFEVQGLILEYIKRENLRDPRRKSQIVCDPLLQSLFGKERVGHFEMLKLLESHFLMTEISPVDIDDNHGGVVDPDPGQDVDGNSEASVVMSSEKKRKSRKYDQRAMQTNLDDFASIDIHNIGLMYLRRNLMEELIVDTDTFSEKVLGAFVRIRISGTGQRQDIYRLVQIVGTGIAAEKYKCGKRTTDITLEILNLDKKEVITIDITSNQEFTEEECKRLRQSIKCGFISRLTVGEVQEKARILQSVKVNDWIESEKMRLAHLRDRASDMGHRKELRECVEKLQLLNTPEERARRLKEEPEIHADPTMDPDYESPEEPEEDAEKSSFSKPRGSFSRKDSNPVSPGKGEGKSPAQRDSKTNWEPNRNTWGESNTHLESPHGRTFSSHGERAGYTGKPDSPNFGAQKVNVEATTGSTPRGLSGVLSQTLTANSGSAAPAPQSTVNESEKIWQYMDPSNKIQGPFSIVQLRKWNNSGYFPPNLKIWKSNEKQDDSILLADALAGKFEKDLPPWVPPLGSSSKIDKAYLRTKSDVGARPSSDPILEESTKAGEQTSQSVVPNRSQSFSGRVSQRHDYDIANPGSTMIQSGAQDYHAAFASQQSLAGGWNASSSQFDTTVNPMTHSQPTMGGFSGQNNAGAGNVGQLTPAPAAAIVGAEIVNSQLQSQNQIASVLQPKDDRFVDTNDSKSGEDASHGRTRSSDLGPVGAQPGAAQSNAQQLEDARNQSTDASNSMMPPQVMSTPSAAGGDSGWSMPAQVANTSGQAQGPGNMNWGSALQGNANMGWMGQTNMSMPWAAPGQGATSYNMGLTMPTQQNAVPNMGWVTQNPGNSNMNMMWTATQGQGTPNAATMMGAQMQGVAMAPWGAMAQGNANSYPGWVPQVGNINQNVGWSAPVQGNPGPNPVNGTGQANNNMNWNSPGSNPTWNNQQDFNGGDSGGRSWRPQSGGGGSRGPFRKGVCYAFAETGHCNRHQCPFVHTQTNDGHPSRNDRRFDRQPSSNERHQYDRQNERNDQQYDRHDNRHSDRDNNRQADRSESRERQ; encoded by the exons ATGCCGACCACGCCGGATATTGTGCTGGACGgtgacggcggtggcggagaggGCGAAAAGCCCGATCAGGATACAAAGGCCGGCGGAGATTACGTGGTGGCAACGGAGACTGAGGGAATCGCAGGCTACTATGATCCGGCTGACAAGGAGCCCGTGGAAGATGCTGGCGTTGGGGTGCAATTGAACGAGAGTAGCTTTGCTGTGGATGATCCCACAAAGCTGGGTGCTTCCATGGTTGATGATGATTCTGATATGGTTCCCGTTGGAGGTCGAGATGGTCAAGATATTCATCATGGTGCTGACGACTCTGCTCACTTTGGACATGGTCTGCAAGATGATGGTTCTGTTCTGGTTAGTGACAATGGTGAAGATTCTCAGGATAAGGAGGGGGCACGAATGGATGCAGTTGCTACAACTGCATTGAATGATATGGAAGCAGAGCCTTTCAGAGTTGATGATGGTTTTGCAGAGGAGGGCACAAAGATGGACACGCATGCATCAACTGAAAATGACAACGAGGAGGAAGGGGTTGCAACAGCTGGTTACGCTTCCATGGATGAGGGTAGGCAGATAGATGCAGTTTCTGCGAGTAGAGATGACAAGGAGAGAGCTGCTGGTACAGCTTATGTTGACGCCACAGGTGAGGGTACACACGTGGCTGCAGTTGGTCTGACTGGAGATGATAACCGGGAAAAGGAGGTTTCGTCAACTGTCAATGACGGTGAGGAGGGCATGGAAAAATATGCGGCTATTACGGCTGGAGATGAGGATGAAGAAAATATCATGGCTTCCCAAATTGTTGCTGAGGAAGCTGATAGTGTTCTCGAAGAAGCTGCAGCTGACATGACTAATAATGTTATTACAGAGGAGGTCACAAAAATGGATACACTTGCCACAGCTGGAACTGACAATGAGGAAGGGGTTACAACAGCTGGTGATGCTTCCGCAGATGAGGGGTGGCAGATGGATGCAGTTTCCATGAGTAGAGATGTCATCAATGAGAAAACTGCTGATGCAGCTGGTGTCGGTGCCACAGATGAGGACATACAAATGGATACAATTGGCCTGACTGGAGATGATAATCAGGAGACAGAGGTTGTCTCAGCTAGGGATGATGGTGCAGATGAGGAAGGCCTGGAAAAATATGCGGTTTCTACAACTGGAGATGAGGATGAAGAAGATGGCATTGCGGACCAAAATGTCACTGGAGAAACTGATAGTGTTCCGGAAGAAGCTGAAGTTGACATTGACATGGTTGGTAATGATATACCTGGACAAGAGGATGTGCAAATGGAtggggaggatgatgatgatgagccTCCACCATTGACAAGGAAAGGTGGAAGGCGCCCAAAGCCATGTCGTCAATCTTCCAAGGCTAAGGCTTTGGTGAAGCCATCTGCTAAAAagaaggatgaggaggaggtcTGCTTCATTTGCTTTGATGGTGGTGACCTTGTGATTTGTGATCGTAG GTTTTGCACTAAGGCTTATCATCCTGGCTGTATTAATCGGAACGACGAATTCTTCAAGTCGAAGGGTCGGTGGACTTGTG GGTGGCACATTTGTAGCAACTGTCAGAAACCTGCTCGCCAAATGTGTTACACATGTACATATTCCTTGTGTAAAGTGTGCATTAAAGATACAAAATTCATCTCTGTCAGAGGAACAAAAGGCCTCTGTGAGACATGCATGAATACTGTGATGCTGATAGAGAACAGAGAGGAGGCAACAGAACAAATG GATGTTGACTTTGATGACAAAGAAGGCTGGTGGTCCTTGTTCAAGGATtattggttgaatttgaaagCGACGTTGCCATTGACATTTGAACAAGTATCAGCAGCTAGGCGTCAAAAGAATGAATCTTCTAGTAAACTTTCTGAAACTAATGATGCAGAAGAGGCTAATTCAGACGGTTCGGCTGAGCGTCCTCTAGAAAGCAATTCATCGAAAAAGAGGGGAAGGAAGCAATTAAAGCGTGCTGCTAATGAGGACAGCTCCAAAGGGAAAGCAAGCACTCGGAAATATACCAAACGAGGCCTCTCAAGTAATTCTAAGAATTCTACGGGGGCAAAGGTCAGAAAATTATCAAAACGTGCTTCGAGCAGTGAGCATGGATCAAAAGAATCTGAAAGTGTGGGGACATCTACATCCTCAGCGGAAGAGGCTAGTTGGGCTTCAAAGGAGCTCTTGGATTTTGTTGCATGTATGAGAAATGGTGACAAATCTGCTCTGTCTCAGTTTGAAGTTCAAGGCCTCATACTTGAGTATATCAAACGTGAAAATCTCCGCGATCCTCGCCGGAAAAGCCAGATAGTTTGTGATCCTTTACTGCAAAGTCTCTTTGGGAAAGAACGTGTTGGGCATTTTGAGATGCTGAAGCTTCTCGAGTCTCATTTTCTGATGACTGAGATCTCACCAGTTGATATCGATGACAACCACGGTGGTGTTGTAGACCCTGATCCTGGCCAGGATGTTGATGGTAACAGTGAAGCATCAGTTGTGATGagttcagaaaagaaaagaaaatcacgCAAGTATGATCAGAGAGCTATGCAAACGAACCTAGATGACTTTGCCTCGATAGATATCCATAACATTGGTTTGATGTACCTGCGCCGCAACCTAATGGAAGAGTTGATTGTTGACACTGACACATTTAGTGAGAAAGTTCTTGGAGCATTTGTGAGAATAAGGATATCTGGTACAGGTCAAAGGCAAGACATCTATCGACTTGTGCAGATTGTTG GGACTGGAATAGCTGCTGAGAAGTATAAATGTGGAAAAAGGACAACTGACATAACACTAGAGATACTAAACTTGGACAAGAAAGAGGTTATTACTATTGATATAACCTCAAACCAGGAATTCACTGAG GAGGAGTGTAAACGTTTACGACAGAGCATAAAGTGTGGATTCATTTCAAGGCTGACAGTG GGAGAGGTTCAGGAGAAGGCAAGGATTCTCCAGTCCGTGAAAGTCAATGAT TGGATTGAAAGTGAAAAGATGCGTCTTGCACATCTTCGTGATCGTGCCAGCGATATGGGCCATAGAAAAGA GCTTAGAGAATGTGTAGAGAAGCTGCAGCTTCTAAATACGCCAGAGGAGCGTGCTCGTAGGCTAAAGGAAGAACCTGAAATACATGCTGACCCTACCATGGATCCGGACTATGAATCTCCAGAAGAACCAGAGGAGGATGCTGAAAAGA GTAGCTTCAGTAAGCCGAGAGGTTCTTTCTCTAGGAAAGATAGTAATCCAGTGTCTCCTGGTAAGGGAGAAGGTAAGAGTCCTGCACAGAGGGATTCAAAAACTAACTGGGAACCAAACCGGAACACATGGGGTGAATCAAACACACATTTGGAATCTCCCCATGGACGTACATTTTCTTCTCATGGTGAAAGAGCTGGTTACACAGGTAAACCAGATAGTCCAAACTTTGGTGCACAAAAAGTTAATGTGGAAGCCACCACAGGCAGTACTCCACGTGGGCTATCTGGTGTCCTGTCTCAAACTTTAACAGCTAATTCAGGGTcggcagcaccagcaccacaGTCAACAGTCAATGAGTCTGAAAAGATATGGCAGTATATGGATCCTTCTAATAAAATTCAAGGCCCTTTCTCAATTGTTCAATTGCGAAAATGGAACAACAGTGGGTACTTCCCTCCTAATTTGAAAATATGGAAGTCTAATGAGAAGCAGGATGACTCAATATTGTTGGCTGATGCTTTGGCTGGGAAGTTTGAGAAAGACCTGCCTCCGTGGGTACCGCCACTTGGTAGCTCTTCTAAGATAGACAAAGCTTACTTGAGAACCAAGTCAGATGTTGGTGCTAGACCCTCTAGTGATCCCATTCTCGAGGAAAGCACAAAAGCTGGTGAACAAACTTCACAATCAGTAGTTCCAAATAGGTCACAGTCTTTCTCGGGCAGGGTTAGTCAAAGACATGATTATGATATAGCAAATCCAGGATCAACCATGATCCAGTCTGGTGCACAAGATTATCATGCAGCTTTTGCAAGCCAGCAATCTCTTGCTGGGGGTTGGAATGCGTCCTCAAGTCAGTTTGATACTACAGTAAATCCCATGACACATTCTCAGCCTACCATGGGAGGCTTTTCAGGACAGAATAATGCAGGAGCGGGAAATGTAGGTCAGTTAACTCCTGCACCAGCTGCGGCAATAGTGGGTGCAGAAATAGTTAATTCACAGCTGCAGTCCCAGAACCAAATAGCATCCGTTTTGCAGCCAAAGGATGACAGATTTGTTGACACAAATGATTCCAAGTCAGGTGAAGATGCTTCACATGGAAGGACAAGATCTTCAG ATCTTGGACCAGTAGGTGCACAGCCTGGAGCTGCACAGTCCAACGCTCAGCAACTTGAAG ATGCAAGGAACCAATCAACCGATGCCTCCAACTCAATGATGCCGCCTCAGGTGATGTCAACGCCATCTGCTGCTGGTGGAGATAGTGGTTGGTCCATGCCTGCACAAGTTGCAAACACATCTGGCCAAGCTCAGGGGCCTGGAAATATGAACTGGGGATCAGCACTTCAGGGTAATGCAAACATGGGCTGGATGGGACAGACCAATATGAGCATGCCCTGGGCAGCACCAGGACAAGGTGCCACAAGCTACAACATGGGTTTGACTATGCCAACACAGCAAAATGCAGTCCCGAACATGGGTTGGGTCACACAGAATCCCGGAAATTCCAACATGAATATGATGTGGACTGCAACTCAAGGCCAAGGGACTCCAAATGCAGCTACTATGATGGGAGCTCAGATGCAAGGAGTTGCAATGGCCCCTTGGGGTGCCATGGCACAAGGAAATGCAAATTCTTATCCTGGTTGGGTTCCCCAAGTTGGTAACATAAACCAAAATGTTGGCTGGAGTGCTCCTGTGCAGGGAAATCCAGGTCCTAATCCTGTAAACGGGACAGGCCAGGCGAATAATAATATGAACTGGAATTCACCAGGCAGCAACCCGACTTGGAATAATCAGCAAGACTTCAATGGTGGTGACTCAGGTGGAAGATCATGGAGGCCGCAGTCTGGTGGTGGAGGGTCACGGGGGCCTTTTAGGAAGGGAGTCTGCTATGCCTTTGCAGAGACTGGTCACTGCAATAGACACCAGTGCCCCTTTGTCCATACGCAAACCAATGACGGACATCCATCGAGGAATGATCGCCGCTTTGATAGACAACCTTCGAGCAACGAGAGGCATCAATATGACAGGCAAAATGAGAGAAATGATCAGCAGTATGATAGGCATGACAACAGGCACAGCGACAGGGATAATAATAGGCAGGCTGATAGGTCAGAATCAAGAGAGCGGCAGTAG
- the LOC100835144 gene encoding auxin-responsive protein IAA26, producing the protein MGSYGDYGVELTELTLGPPGARARRARRARKNGGEAEAAAAATSPAFVKVSMDGTPYLRKVDVAAYADYDELLEELNAMFHCCSIGLMDGYGEWEHAVVYEDGDGDWMLVGDVPWEMFACSCKRMRVMRACEARGLSSTA; encoded by the exons ATGGGGAGCTATGGAGATTACGGAGTGGAGCTCACGGAGCTGACGCTGGGGCCTCCGGGCGCCAGGGCGCGCAGGGCGAGGCGTGCGAGGAAgaacggcggcgaggccgaagcggcggcggcggcgacttccCCGGCGTTCGTGAAGGTGAGCATGGACGGGACGCCGTACCTTCGCAAGGTGGACGTGGCGGCGTACGCCGACTACGACGAGCTCCTCGAGGAGCTCAACGCCATGTTCCACTGCTGCTCCATCG GGCTGATGGACGGTTACGGCGAGTGGGAGCACGCCGTGGTGTacgaggacggcgacggcgactgGATGCTCGTCGGCGACGTGCCATGGGA GATGTTCGCGTGCTCTTGCAAGAGGATGAGAGTGATGCGAGCGTGCGAGGCCAGAGGGCTGAGCTCCACCGCCTGA
- the LOC100822070 gene encoding B-box zinc finger protein 18, protein MRTICDVCESAVAVLFCAADEAALCRSCDEKVHLCNKLASRHVRVGLADPNKLVRCDICENSPAFFYCDIDGTSLCLSCDMAVHVGGKRTHGRYLLLRQRVEFPGDKPGNMDDVPMQQIESENQRDQNKAPHSVPKEQMVSHHHAYDNHASDGNCNGQGNIDSKMFDLNMRPARNHGQGSSSQTQAVDHSANNHDSSGVVPTCNLERDTNK, encoded by the exons ATGAGGACGATCTGCGATGTGTGCGAGAGCGCGGTGGCGGTGCTCTTCTGCGCGGCCGACGAGGCCGCCCTCTGCCGCTCCTGCGACGAGAAG GTACATCTGTGTAACAAGCTTGCTAGTCGGCATGTAAGGGTTGGGCTTGCAGACCCTAATAAATTAGTACGCTGTGATATATGTGAAAATTCTCCTG CTTTCTTCTACTGTGATATAGATGGTACATCACTTTGCCTGAGTTGTGATATGGCTGTTCATGTTGGTGGGAAACGAACCCATGGAAGATATTTGCTGCTAAGACAAAGGGTCGAA TTTCCAGGAGATAAACCAGGGAATATGGATGACGTACCTATGCAGCAGATAGAATCTGAAAACCAGAGGGACCAAAATAAGGCTCCTCATTCAGTACCGAAGGAGCAAATGGTGAGCCATCATCATGCCTATGATAATCATGCCTCAGATGGCAATTGCAATGGGCAGGGTAACATTGATTCTAAAATGTTTGATCTTAATATGAGACCAGCTCGTAATCATGGGCAAGGTTCGAGTTCACAG ACTCAGGCAGTTGATCATAGTGCCAACAACCATGACTCTTCAGGAGTGGTGCCAACATGCAATTTGGAACGAGACACCAACAAATAA
- the LOC100835453 gene encoding endoglucanase 23 — protein sequence MAPSSSSSRPVHLHSFSVRVLLLVLACLVSAATPSSAFRWSWMPIGRGNNSKNYGHDYRDALSKSILFFEGQRSGRLPADQRAAWRGDSGESDGGGAGVDLEGGYYDAGDNVKFGFPMAFTATMLSWSVIEFGDLMPPAERRHAVAAVRWATDYLLKTIAHPGVLFIQVGDPWKDHECWERPEGMDTLRTVYNVTAPRTGSDVAGETAAALAAASIVFRGDGADEEYAERLLAGAKTAFEFADAHKGAYSDDPGLRAGGCPFYCDYNGYQDELLWGAAWLRRASGDDTFLKYIKDNGKTLGAEEGFNEFGWDNKHAGLNILVAKEFMDGNALSMESFKQSADNFICTLIPQSSSQHIQYTPGGLIYKTGGSNMQHVTSFSFLLLTYAKYLSNSSHTINCGGISVGPETLQLQAKKQVDYILGDNPIKMSYMVGYGDRYPQRIHHRGSSLPSIKTHSQRMACKDGTPYYESSNSNPNPLIGAVVGGPGEDDSYEDNRADFRKSEPTTYINAPLVGVLAYFVANPNPGHIRH from the exons ATGGCtccgtcgtcttcttcttctcgtccTGTACATCTCCACAGCTTTAGCGTGCGCGTCCTACTGCTAGTGTTGGCGTGCCTCGTGTCGGCCGCTACGCCGTCGTCCGCGTTTCGGTGGTCGTGGATGCCGATAGGCCGGGGGAATAATAGTAAGAACTACGGGCACGACTACCGCGACGCGCTGTCCAAGTCGATCCTCTTCTTCGAGGGGCAGCGGTCCGGGCGGCTGCCGGCCGACCAGCGCGCGGCGTGGCGGGGCGACTCGGGCGAgtcggacggcggcggggccggcgtGGACCTGGAGGGCGGGTACTACGACGCCGGCGACAACGTCAAGTTCGGGTTCCCCATGGCGTTCACGGCCACCATGCTGTCCTGGAGCGTCATCGAGTTCGGCGACCTCATGCCGCCCGCCGAGcgccggcacgccgtcgccgccgtgcgcTGGGCCACCGACTACCTCCTCAAGACCATCGCCCACCCCGGCGTCCTCTTCATCCAG GTGGGAGACCCGTGGAAGGACCACGAGTGCTGGGAGAGGCCGGAGGGCATGGACACGCTGCGCACGGTGTACAACGTGACCGCGCCACGGACGGGGTCGGACGTGGCCGGGGAGactgcggcggcgctggccgcGGCGTCCATCGTGttccgcggcgacggcgctgaCGAGGAGTACGCCGAGCGGCTGCTCGCGGGCGCCAAGACGGCGTTCGAGTTCGCCGACGCTCACAAGGGCGCCTACAGCGACGACCCCGGGCTCAGGGCAGGTGGCTGCCCCTTCTACTGCGACTACAACGGTTACCAG GATGAGCTTCTGTGGGGGGCGGCGTGGCTAAGGAGGGCCTCTGGGGACGACACATTCCTGAAGTACATCAAGGACAACGGCAAGACCCTCGGGGCAGAGGAAGGCTTCAACGAGTTCGGGTGGGACAACAAGCATGCCGGTCTCAACATCCTCGTGGCCAAG GAGTTCATGGACGGCAACGCGCTGTCTATGGAGTCTTTCAAACAGTCTGCAGACAACTTCATTTGCACGCTCATCCCGCAATCCTCGTCGCAGCACATCCAGTACACACCTGGGGGGCTGATCTACAAGACTGGAGGCAGCAATATGCAGCATGTCACCTCCTTTTCCTTCCTGCTCCTAACCTATGCCAAGTATCTCTCTAATTCCTCTCACACTATCAACTGCGGGGGCATTTCAGTTGGTCCAGAAACTCTTCAGCTTCAAGCCAAAAAACAG GTTGATTATATATTGGGAGATAATCCGATCAAAATGTCCTACATGGTCGGGTACGGCGACCGATATCCTCAGCGGATCCACCATAGAGGATCATCGTTGCCTTCGATCAAGACGCATTCCCAGCGAATGGCGTGCAAAGATGGCACGCCTTACTACGAGTCATCTAACTCGAACCCTAACCCGTTGATCGGTGCGGTCGTTGGGGGGCCAGGTGAGGATGATTCTTATGAGGACAACCGTGCTGATTTCAGGAAATCTGAACCGACTACCTACATCAATGCTCCCTTAGTAGGCGTTCTTGCCTACTTTGTTGCCAACCCAAACCCAGGCCATATCAGACACTGA